Proteins found in one Paenibacillus wynnii genomic segment:
- the amaP gene encoding alkaline shock response membrane anchor protein AmaP produces the protein MAKILDRLLLFIYSLSIGILSVIAILLLSGVIPENLKIKDGPTMYIAAISVAVVLFLLSIRFFYISLRRDRASMPSVDQRTEYGDIQISMETIENLSLKAAGKVKGIRDLKSRIRVSQAGLEIMIRAVVDGEHSLPLLTTEVQRQVHDFVQETTGIPVADVSVYIANLTQSPSFKSRVE, from the coding sequence TTGGCGAAAATTTTGGACAGACTTCTGCTGTTTATCTACAGCTTAAGTATCGGAATATTATCTGTAATTGCCATCCTCCTATTAAGCGGCGTCATTCCTGAGAATCTGAAGATCAAGGATGGACCAACCATGTATATTGCTGCGATATCTGTAGCTGTTGTTCTCTTCTTGCTCAGCATCCGATTCTTTTATATCTCCCTTCGCCGTGACCGGGCTTCCATGCCTTCTGTGGATCAGCGGACGGAATATGGGGATATACAGATTTCCATGGAAACGATTGAGAATCTCAGTTTGAAGGCTGCCGGTAAGGTCAAGGGAATCCGAGACCTGAAATCGCGTATTCGTGTCTCCCAGGCCGGCCTTGAGATTATGATTCGTGCTGTAGTCGATGGGGAGCATTCCCTGCCGTTGCTTACAACCGAAGTTCAGCGTCAAGTGCATGATTTTGTGCAGGAGACTACAGGGATTCCTGTAGCTGATGTATCTGTGTATATTGCTAATCTTACTCAATCTCCAAGCTTCAAAAGTCGAGTGGAATAG
- a CDS encoding DUF2273 domain-containing protein has product MSWKEVWGSHGGRIAGVAFGIFLGLIYLLSGFWDMLFFALVVFIGYTLGKRKDHAQAPLFQWQEFVQWLSGRWRPFK; this is encoded by the coding sequence ATGTCTTGGAAAGAAGTATGGGGAAGTCACGGGGGTAGAATTGCCGGAGTGGCCTTCGGTATCTTTCTCGGGTTGATTTATCTATTAAGTGGTTTTTGGGATATGCTGTTCTTTGCACTGGTTGTGTTCATAGGGTATACGCTCGGCAAAAGAAAAGACCATGCGCAAGCTCCGCTGTTTCAGTGGCAGGAATTTGTTCAGTGGCTGTCTGGCCGTTGGCGTCCTTTCAAGTGA